A genome region from Nitrospinaceae bacterium includes the following:
- a CDS encoding O-acetylhomoserine aminocarboxypropyltransferase/cysteine synthase — MAEDERFTTSDGVPHNFHFDTLALHAGQRPDPLTGSRAVPIHQTSSFVFEDTAHAAGLFALQDYGYIYSRIGNPTVAVFEERMATLENGIGALATSSGQAAQFLAFFTLLEAGDEIVSAATLYGGTYTQFDVSFRKFGWNVTFVDPDRPEAFREAVTDKTRALYCETIGNPLSNVADLEAIAKIAHECDVPLIVDNTFASPYLCRPLDWGADIVVHSSTKFIGGHGTSIGGVIVDSGRFNWANGKFPSMVSPSKGYHGLNFHETFGELGYITKARTEGMRDMGPCPSPFNAFLFLQGLETLHLRMERHSENAQRVAEFLAADERVSFVNYPGLATSPYYDLGQKYLSQGQSSVFSFGVKGGYEAAVKFIEGLEIHSHLANVGDAKSLIIHPASTTHAQLTQEDMKAGKITPELLRISVGIEHIDDILWDLDCGLTTATK; from the coding sequence ATGGCCGAGGATGAGCGTTTTACGACCAGCGACGGTGTTCCCCATAACTTCCACTTCGACACGCTCGCACTGCACGCAGGCCAGCGCCCCGACCCTCTTACGGGCTCCCGTGCGGTACCCATCCACCAGACCTCCTCGTTCGTTTTTGAAGACACGGCCCATGCAGCTGGTCTTTTCGCTCTCCAGGACTACGGCTATATCTACTCACGGATAGGCAATCCCACCGTGGCCGTTTTCGAGGAGCGAATGGCCACCCTTGAGAACGGCATCGGCGCCCTCGCCACCAGCTCGGGGCAAGCGGCTCAATTCCTCGCCTTTTTCACATTACTTGAGGCCGGAGATGAGATCGTTTCGGCGGCCACCCTCTACGGAGGCACTTACACCCAATTCGACGTTAGTTTTCGAAAATTCGGCTGGAATGTGACATTTGTTGACCCCGACAGACCCGAGGCCTTCCGCGAGGCCGTCACCGACAAAACCCGCGCCCTCTACTGCGAGACCATCGGCAATCCCCTTTCGAACGTAGCCGACCTTGAGGCCATCGCCAAAATTGCACACGAGTGCGATGTCCCTCTTATTGTGGACAACACATTTGCCTCGCCCTATCTGTGCCGCCCCCTGGACTGGGGCGCCGATATCGTCGTCCACTCCTCGACAAAATTCATCGGTGGCCACGGAACAAGCATCGGCGGCGTCATCGTCGATTCTGGGAGATTTAACTGGGCAAACGGAAAATTCCCTTCCATGGTCAGCCCATCGAAGGGATATCACGGACTGAATTTCCACGAGACCTTTGGTGAGCTTGGCTATATCACCAAGGCCCGAACCGAGGGAATGCGCGACATGGGCCCCTGCCCGAGCCCCTTCAACGCTTTTTTATTTCTCCAGGGTCTCGAAACACTCCATCTTCGCATGGAGCGCCACTCGGAGAATGCCCAGAGGGTGGCCGAATTTCTCGCCGCCGATGAGCGCGTATCCTTCGTCAACTATCCCGGCCTCGCTACAAGCCCTTATTACGATTTGGGCCAGAAATACCTTTCCCAAGGGCAAAGCTCTGTTTTCTCTTTCGGGGTCAAGGGCGGATATGAGGCGGCCGTCAAATTTATTGAGGGGCTGGAAATCCATAGCCACCTGGCAAACGTGGGCGATGCGAAAAGCCTGATTATCCATCCGGCGTCTACCACCCATGCTCAATTAACCCAAGAGGATATGAAAGCCGGAAAAATAACACCCGAGCTTTTACGGATTTCGGTCGGAATCGAACACATAGACGATATATTATGGGATCTCGATTGCGGCCTCACCACCGCCACGAAATAG
- a CDS encoding CoA-binding protein: MTNPSLQDTSTIQQILKKMHRVALVGVSANEVRPSFFVAYYLQRMGFDIIPVNPRYEEVLGEPCYPSLADIPEPPEVVDVFRRPEDVGEIVDQAIAIGVKALWLQFGVINEQQALRAQNAGLAVIMDRCMKIEHGRYKGSLQWAGMRTGVITARRLVWQ, from the coding sequence ATGACAAATCCTTCGCTCCAGGACACGAGTACTATTCAACAGATACTTAAGAAAATGCACCGGGTAGCCCTTGTAGGCGTATCTGCCAACGAGGTTCGACCAAGTTTCTTCGTTGCCTATTATCTTCAGCGAATGGGCTTCGATATTATACCGGTGAACCCTCGCTACGAGGAGGTGCTCGGCGAGCCATGCTACCCCTCGCTGGCCGATATTCCAGAGCCGCCCGAGGTGGTGGATGTATTCCGGCGCCCTGAGGATGTTGGAGAAATTGTTGACCAAGCGATAGCTATTGGTGTCAAGGCATTATGGCTTCAATTTGGGGTTATCAACGAGCAACAAGCCCTTCGGGCGCAAAACGCAGGCTTGGCCGTCATCATGGACCGTTGTATGAAAATCGAGCATGGACGCTACAAGGGCAGCCTGCAGTGGGCTGGCATGAGGACGGGCGTCATTACTGCCCGAAGGTTAGTATGGCAATAA